A part of Peromyscus maniculatus bairdii isolate BWxNUB_F1_BW_parent chromosome 10, HU_Pman_BW_mat_3.1, whole genome shotgun sequence genomic DNA contains:
- the Klb gene encoding beta-klotho has protein sequence MKAGCAAGSPGNEWIFFSSDARSTRSRKTMSNRALQRSVLLSAFVLLRAVTGFSGDRSAIWTQKQYVSPVNASQLFLYDTFPKNFFWGVGTGAFQVEGSWQTDGRGPSVWDQFIFTHLRDVNITDKSADSYLFLEKDLLALDFLGVSFYQFSISWPRLFPHGTVAAVNAKGLQYYNALLDSLILRNIEPVVTLYHWDLPLALQEEYGGWKNATMIELFNDYATYCFQTFGDRVKYWITIHNPYLVAWHGFGTGVHAPGEKGNLTAVYTVGHNLIKAHSKVWHNYDKNFRPQQKGWLSITLGSHWIEPNRTEDMADVVSCQHSMASVLGWFANPIHRDGQYPEYLQTMPDITLFSEAEREEVRGTADFFAFSFGPNNFRPWNTVVKMGQNVSLNLRQVLNWIKLEYDNPRILISENGWFTDSYIKTEDTTAIYMMKNFLNQVLQAIKFDEIRVFGYTAWSLLDGFEWQDAYRTRRGLFYVDFNSEQKERKPKTSARYYKQIIQENGFPLRESMPDVQGQFPCDFSWGVTESVLKPEFMVSSPQFIDPHLYVWNATGDRLLQRVEGVMLKTRPSHCTDYVSIKKRVEMLAKMKVTHYQFALDWTSILPTGNLSQVNRQVLRYYRCILSEGLKLGVSPMVTLYHPTHSHLGLPEPLLSSGGWLNPYTAQAFQDYAGLCFRELGDLVKLWITINEPNRLSDMYNRTNNDTYRAAHNLMIAHAQVWRLYDRLYRPVQRGAVSLSLHSDWAEPANPYVDSHWKAAERFLQFEIAWFADPLFKTGDYPLAMKEYIASKNQRGLSSSGLPRFTHKESRLVKGTIDFYALNHFTTRFVIHKQLNSSRSVADRDVQFLQDITRLSSPSRLAVTPWGVRKLLAWVRRNYGDMDIYITANGIDDLALENDRIRKYYLEKYIQEALKAYLIDKVKIKGYYAFKLTEEKSKPRFGFFTSEFKAKSSVEFYSKVISNSGFPSEPSSPACGRPPAGTECTLCSYLTQKRSLIFFGCCFISTLALLLSITIFHHRKKRKFRKAKNLQNIPLKKGQSRVL, from the exons ATGAAGGCAGGCTGTGCAGCGGGGTCCCCGGGGAATGAATGGATTTTCTTCAGCTCTGATGCAAGAAGCACACGCTCTAGGAAAACAATGTCCAACCGGGCACTGCAAAGATCCGTCCTGCTGTCAGCGTTTGTCTTACTGCGAGCTGTTACCGGATTCTCCGGAGACCGGAGCGCGATATGGACTCAAAAACAGTACGTGAGTCCGGTGAATGCAAGTCAGCTGTTTCTCTATGACACTTTCCCTAAAAACTTTTTCTGGGGCGTTGGGACCGGAGCGTTTCAAGTGGAAGGGAGTTGGCAGACAGACGGAAGAGGACCCTCGGTCTGGGATCAGTTCATCTTCACCCACTTGAGAGATGTCAACATCACGGACAAGTCCGCCGACAGCTACCTTTTTCTGGAAAAGGACTTgttggctctggattttttaggAGTTTCTTTTTATCAGTTCTCAATCTCCTGGCCACGGTTGTTCCCCCACGGAACAGTAGCAGCCGTGAATGCGAAAGGTCTCCAGTACTACAATGCACTTCTGGACTCGCTGATACTTAGGAATATTGAGCCCGTCGTTACCTTATACCATTGGGACTTGCCTTTGGCACTGCAGGAGGAATACGGGGGCTGGAAAAATGCGACTATGATAGAGCTCTTCAATGACTATGCCACATACTGCTTCCAGACCTTTGGAGACCGAGTCAAATATTGGATTACAATTCACAATCCTTACCTTGTTGCTTGGCATGGGTTTGGCACGGGTGTGCATGCGCCGGGAGAGAAGGGAAATTTAACAGCTGTCTACACCGTGGGGCACAACCTGATCAAG GCTCATTCGAAAGTGTGGCACAACTACGACAAGAACTTCCGCCCCCAGCAGAAGGGCTGGCTGTCCATTACCCTGGGGTCCCACtggatagaaccaaacagaacGGAAGACATGGCGGATGTGGTGAGCTGCCAGCACTCCATGGCGTCCGTGCTTGGATGGTTCGCCAACCCCATCCACAGGGACGGCCAGTACCCGGAGTACCTGCAGACGATGCCCGACATAACCTTGTTCTCCGAGGCggagagggaggaggtgaggggcaCGGCCGACTTCTTCGCCTTTTCCTTCGGGCCCAACAACTTCAGGCCTTGGAACACCGTGGTGAAAATGGGACAAAATGTATCGCTCAACTTAAGACAGGTGCTGAACTGGATTAAACTGGAATATGACAACCCCCGAATCTTGATTTCGGAGAATGGCTGGTTcacagacagttatataaagacaGAGGACACCACGGCCATCTACATGATGAAGAACTTCCTCAACCAGGTTCTTCAAG CAATCAAGTTTGATGAAATCCGAGTGTTTGGTTACACAGCCTGGTCACTCCTGGACGGCTTTGAATGGCAGGATGCCTACAGGACCCGCCGAGGACTGTTTTATGTGGATTTTAATAGTGAGCAGAAGGAGAGGAAACCCAAGACCTCGGCACGTTACTACAAACAGATCATACAAGAAAACGGTTTCCCTTTGAGAGAGTCCATGCCAGACGTGCAGGGCCAGTTTccctgtgacttttcctggggggTCACCGAGTCTGTTCTTAAG CCGGAGTTCATGGTGTCCTCCCCACAGTTTATCGACCCTCACCTGTATGTGTGGAACGCCACGGGCGACAGATTGCTGCAGCGAGTGGAAGGAGTAATGCTAAAAACAAGGCCGTCCCACTGCACAGATTACGTGAGCATCAAAAAACGAGTTGAGATGCTGGCCAAAATGAAAGTCACCCACTACCAGTTTGCTCTGGACTGGACCTCTATCCTTCCCACTGGCAATCTGTCTCAAGTTAATAGACAAGTGCTAAGGTACTACCGGTGTATCCTGAGTGAAGGACTGAAGCTGGGCGTCTCCCCCATGGTGACATTGTAccaccccacccactcccacctaGGCCTCCCTGAGCCGCTTCTGAGCAGCGGGGGATGGCTGAACCCATACACCGCCCAGGCCTTCCAGGACTACGCAGGGCTCTGCTTCCGGGAACTGGGGGACTTGGTGAAGCTCTGGATCACCATTAACGAGCCTAATAGGCTGAGTGACATGTACAACCGCACGAACAACGACACCTACCGTGCAGCCCATAACCTGATGATCGCCCACGCCCAGGTCTGGCGCCTCTACGACAGGCTGTATAGGCCGGTCCAGCGTGGGGCAGTGTCGCTCTCCCTACATTCCGACTGGGCGGAACCTGCTAACCCCTATGTGGACTCACACTGGAAGGCAGCCGAGCGCTTCCTGCAGTTTGAGATCGCCTGGTTCGCGGATCCGCTCTTCAAGACTGGGGACTACCCGTTGGCCATGAAGGAGTATATTGCCTCTAAGAACCAGCGAGGGCTGTCCAGCTCCGGCCTGCCGCGCTTCACCCACAAGGAGAGCAGGCTGGTGAAGGGCACCATCGACTTCTATGCGCTGAACCACTTCACGACCAGGTTCGTGATACACAAGCAGCTGAACAGCAGCCGCTCTGTGGCAGATAGGGACGTCCAGTTCCTGCAGGACATCACCCGCCTGAGCTCGCCCAGCCGCCTGGCTGTAACGCCCTGGGGAGTACGCAAGCTGCTTGCGTGGGTCCGGAGGAACTACGGGGACATGGACATCTACATCACAGCCAACGGCATCGATGATCTGGCTCTGGAGAACGATCGGATCCGCAAGTACTACTTGGAGAAGTACATCCAGGAGGCTCTGAAAG catacCTCATCGACAAGGTCAAAATCAAAGGTTATTATGCATTCAAACTGACTGAAGAGAAATCAAAGCCTAGATTTGGATTTTTCACATCTGAATTCAAAGCTAAGTCCTCTGTTGAGTTTTACAGCAAGGTGATCAGCAACAGTGGCTTCCCCTCTGAGCCCAGCAGCCCCGCATGCGGCCGGCCTCCAGCGGGCACAGAGTGCACCCTCTGCTCGTACCTCACCCAGAAGAGATCACTCATCTTCTTCGGCTGTTGCTTCATCTCCACGCTGGCTCTGCTGCTGTCAATCACCATTTTTCATCAtcgaaagaaaagaaaatttcggAAAGCAAAGAACTTACAAAATATACCATTGAAGAAAGGCCAGAGCAGAGTTCTTTAG